One stretch of Paenibacillus sp. FSL R5-0341 DNA includes these proteins:
- a CDS encoding discoidin domain-containing protein: protein MASRQKRGLVSQAKCVVMCILIVSLVAVAYPVSGEASVNENTSAAYLPTIYEEIDASGFKHPGIGLTKDILENMRTQVLAKQEPWYSYFNRMTDSPTASKNVTSSNQSSADPTKPGSLDFNSQSFNSKFIADSLKAYTQAIMYYVTGEEVYRANAMGIIRIWSQMDPAKYTYFIDSHIHTGIPLNRMVTAAEILRYTSSTRQDLEWTDQDTTNFSNNLIYPVIDTFQHDNGYFMNQHLYPLLGAMSGYIFTGNRDRYNEGVEWFTVNESAVDQGQNGSIKQLFRWVDTNIVTGEAVVPPRVQHVEMGRDQAHGAGDLTNVEILARLLEAQETKVDPVAGTVSTADNAINAYEYLDQRILKAADYFAQFMLGHDTPWTPVAAHTDADGNPTIIYKELAEGYRGRIGGNVYGLYYYYKYTAGLNMEEEAPYYVDMFKKRLPFYWESPDGGADYWMFIPEEAATEGATTLPKVSTNADWNEIEHRATSLDSHSEIKQEGETSFVEITATEEGSRIAIVSTSTPVKTIGLRIRTNGTAKLVINGWQDAPLILPDTKGQWKYVSYTMPNLRGLSDLTYFKVQGAGTVVDMDHIHLKASEQLTPPVFNESGTSLLLYTYVGSNAALQYDFTVTDAGAGDNVTYQIDHKPEGAVFDESTGAFLWKPEQVGTYSIVVGATDGTTITAKQVKIIVSADRASAVAAVIAAYKPETRYVSGSLTHYNSIYADVMDVITTVSDDEFLQKLVELRTAVVGLQELTPQLQDGSMDYSHMLTAATFFNETLNLLDNYAGSFAFYGNAVNLTHTMDFGPDYKVTADAFSLQVRASFPERIGGTAIFGSNDNETWTRLTPGLTVVSEDMQTLEVSEGRRNTAFRFFKIQMIEPSSTMLELSEFRILGERHETNNKIQSLTISSPQSVQNRVDAGNTVVLTFESSEPIHDVQAVIQGQEATVHSTDQLNWTASAVIDNLAPTGPIRFAIDYKTANGLSAGPAIFTTDRSSLYLVNQSKLLDVSRLATVTASDKQYGTGGLSKEQVGYLLFDGNTGTFGDLATGAGAYYTLDFGPDVSVTLSDIMLMPRASYPARMNGVVLQGSNDNNSWTNMIAAVTGTTEGKWTYIGGDKIIDHDAYRYLRIYNSTAWNGNVAEVELYGQYDIRSIDSKVVSPDGYTKGSYYQYMQEVERIRELFNNPVSDRPALLEELHQAQEQLVSLASLPAQKITVTPSMVAASTPVYQNKGTKEQNGWRAVDSNVDTFTDTMDAVAWIDIDLGENQAESLSSFKFYPRNGKASEITRVNGAILQGSNDGTHYSDLYTISGISSVQWHTASITNDTAFRYLRYYSPGGYANVAELELYSKPTDLTLLVMLLEQADTLQEEIYEEVGFTAMLAAKSLATEIAEDADSTQTQIDSAANELLQAIQALVIQTEPNEEG, encoded by the coding sequence ATGGCATCTCGGCAAAAGCGCGGTTTGGTAAGCCAAGCCAAGTGTGTTGTAATGTGTATTCTAATTGTTAGTTTGGTTGCAGTGGCTTATCCGGTATCAGGTGAAGCGTCTGTGAACGAGAATACGTCAGCAGCATATCTGCCAACGATTTATGAGGAAATTGATGCAAGCGGTTTCAAACATCCGGGAATCGGGCTCACCAAGGACATTCTTGAGAATATGCGCACACAGGTGCTGGCAAAGCAAGAGCCTTGGTATAGTTATTTTAATCGAATGACAGATTCCCCAACCGCATCCAAGAACGTTACGTCCAGCAATCAGAGCAGTGCAGATCCGACAAAACCTGGCAGCTTAGATTTTAACAGTCAATCCTTCAACTCCAAATTTATTGCGGACAGCTTAAAGGCCTACACACAAGCCATCATGTATTATGTAACCGGGGAAGAGGTGTACAGGGCTAACGCGATGGGCATCATTCGAATCTGGTCTCAGATGGACCCTGCCAAATACACCTATTTCATTGATTCACACATTCACACTGGAATTCCATTGAATCGCATGGTGACAGCAGCAGAGATTTTAAGATATACGAGCAGCACAAGACAAGACCTGGAGTGGACAGACCAGGACACAACCAATTTTAGCAATAATCTCATCTATCCGGTCATAGATACTTTCCAGCATGATAACGGGTATTTTATGAACCAGCATCTGTATCCGCTCCTTGGAGCGATGTCAGGATATATATTTACAGGAAACCGTGATCGTTACAATGAGGGTGTAGAGTGGTTTACCGTGAATGAGTCTGCTGTGGATCAAGGGCAAAATGGTTCGATCAAGCAGTTGTTTCGATGGGTGGACACTAATATTGTGACAGGTGAAGCCGTGGTTCCACCGAGAGTGCAGCATGTAGAGATGGGCAGGGATCAGGCCCATGGCGCTGGGGATCTCACCAATGTGGAGATCTTGGCCCGCCTGTTGGAAGCACAGGAAACCAAGGTCGATCCAGTCGCAGGAACGGTGTCCACTGCGGACAATGCAATTAATGCCTACGAATATCTGGATCAAAGGATATTGAAAGCGGCCGATTATTTTGCACAGTTCATGCTGGGCCATGATACGCCATGGACACCGGTAGCGGCTCATACGGATGCCGATGGCAATCCGACCATTATCTATAAAGAGCTGGCTGAAGGATACAGAGGACGTATTGGCGGCAACGTGTATGGTCTCTACTATTATTACAAATATACGGCAGGTCTAAATATGGAAGAGGAAGCTCCATATTATGTCGATATGTTTAAGAAGCGACTGCCTTTCTATTGGGAATCTCCGGATGGAGGCGCCGATTATTGGATGTTTATCCCCGAAGAAGCAGCAACTGAGGGAGCAACAACACTTCCAAAAGTATCGACGAATGCAGATTGGAATGAAATTGAACACCGGGCTACCAGTCTGGATTCACATTCCGAGATAAAACAAGAGGGTGAAACTTCCTTTGTAGAGATTACAGCCACGGAAGAGGGGAGTCGAATCGCCATCGTCAGCACCAGCACTCCCGTTAAAACCATAGGGCTGCGAATACGGACGAATGGTACAGCCAAGCTTGTGATCAATGGATGGCAGGATGCTCCTTTAATTTTACCGGATACCAAGGGGCAGTGGAAATATGTATCCTATACAATGCCCAACCTTCGCGGCCTAAGTGATTTGACGTATTTCAAAGTTCAGGGAGCTGGTACTGTGGTGGATATGGATCACATCCATCTAAAAGCCAGTGAACAGCTGACGCCACCTGTCTTTAACGAGAGCGGAACCTCTCTTCTTTTGTATACGTATGTCGGGTCAAATGCAGCATTGCAGTACGATTTTACTGTCACGGATGCAGGCGCAGGCGACAACGTTACCTACCAGATCGATCATAAGCCTGAGGGGGCTGTGTTTGACGAAAGTACAGGTGCTTTTTTGTGGAAGCCGGAGCAGGTCGGCACCTATTCCATAGTGGTAGGAGCGACGGATGGGACCACCATCACTGCCAAACAAGTCAAGATAATCGTGAGCGCTGACCGTGCGTCTGCCGTTGCCGCAGTGATTGCTGCCTATAAGCCGGAAACCCGCTATGTATCGGGGAGTTTAACACACTACAACAGCATTTATGCTGATGTCATGGACGTAATAACAACGGTTTCAGATGACGAGTTTTTGCAAAAGCTGGTGGAGTTGAGGACTGCGGTAGTAGGTCTACAAGAATTAACACCGCAGCTTCAGGATGGAAGTATGGACTATTCCCATATGCTGACTGCCGCAACCTTCTTCAATGAAACGCTAAATTTATTGGATAATTACGCCGGAAGTTTTGCATTTTACGGTAACGCCGTCAATTTGACACACACCATGGATTTTGGACCGGATTATAAAGTCACTGCGGATGCTTTCTCCCTGCAGGTAAGAGCAAGTTTTCCCGAGCGGATCGGCGGTACTGCGATTTTTGGTTCTAATGATAATGAAACATGGACTCGTCTAACGCCAGGGTTGACCGTCGTATCTGAAGATATGCAGACACTTGAAGTCAGCGAAGGTCGTAGGAATACTGCCTTCCGGTTCTTCAAGATTCAGATGATTGAGCCATCCAGTACGATGCTGGAGTTGTCCGAATTCAGAATACTTGGAGAACGCCATGAAACGAATAACAAGATTCAATCGCTCACAATAAGCTCCCCCCAGAGCGTACAGAACCGCGTTGATGCAGGCAATACGGTTGTGTTGACCTTTGAATCCAGTGAGCCGATTCATGATGTGCAGGCAGTGATTCAAGGTCAGGAGGCAACGGTGCATTCCACAGATCAGCTGAACTGGACGGCATCTGCGGTCATCGACAATCTTGCGCCTACAGGTCCTATTCGGTTTGCCATCGATTATAAGACGGCTAATGGACTGTCCGCAGGTCCTGCCATCTTCACGACGGATCGATCTTCGCTGTATTTGGTGAACCAATCCAAGCTCCTCGATGTATCCAGGCTGGCCACCGTAACTGCTTCAGATAAGCAGTATGGTACAGGCGGACTGAGCAAGGAACAGGTAGGCTATCTATTGTTCGATGGAAATACGGGGACTTTCGGTGATCTGGCAACTGGTGCCGGGGCCTACTATACGTTGGACTTTGGACCAGATGTATCCGTAACGTTGAGCGATATCATGCTGATGCCCAGAGCCTCCTATCCAGCAAGAATGAACGGAGTGGTCCTGCAAGGTTCGAATGACAATAACAGCTGGACAAACATGATTGCAGCCGTCACAGGAACAACAGAAGGCAAGTGGACTTACATTGGCGGGGATAAAATAATCGATCATGATGCTTACCGATACCTGAGAATTTACAACAGCACTGCATGGAACGGGAATGTGGCAGAAGTGGAATTGTACGGACAATATGATATTCGCAGCATCGATTCCAAGGTAGTCAGCCCTGATGGATATACGAAAGGAAGCTATTACCAATACATGCAAGAGGTTGAGCGGATTCGAGAACTCTTCAACAATCCTGTATCTGATCGGCCTGCTTTGCTGGAGGAGTTGCACCAAGCTCAAGAGCAGCTGGTTTCTCTTGCTTCCCTGCCTGCTCAGAAGATTACCGTAACGCCTTCCATGGTGGCGGCCTCCACGCCAGTCTATCAGAACAAGGGGACCAAAGAGCAGAATGGTTGGCGTGCCGTGGACAGTAATGTGGATACGTTTACCGATACAATGGATGCTGTAGCATGGATTGATATTGATTTGGGAGAAAATCAGGCCGAGTCATTGTCGAGCTTCAAGTTTTATCCGAGAAATGGTAAAGCTTCAGAAATTACACGTGTTAACGGAGCTATTCTACAGGGATCTAACGACGGCACGCATTACTCCGATTTGTATACCATCAGCGGGATCAGCAGCGTCCAATGGCATACGGCTTCGATAACCAACGATACAGCGTTCCGTTATCTGAGGTACTATTCACCAGGCGGTTATGCCAACGTGGCGGAACTGGAATTGTACAGCAAGCCCACAGACCTGACGTTGCTAGTCATGCTACTGGAGCAAGCAGACACCTTACAGGAAGAAATCTATGAAGAGGTTGGTTTTACCGCCATGTTGGCGGCCAAATCACTGGCCACGGAAATAGCGGAAGATGCTGACAGCACCCAAACACAGATTGATTCCGCAGCTAACGAGCTGCTACAGGCGATACAGGCACTGGTTATCCAGACGGAACCGAACGAAGAAGGATGA
- a CDS encoding helix-turn-helix domain-containing protein encodes MPEYRKTIFIKFILSYTVLSVVLIGIMGGYWYTQANEMMEDEIAKDNKNRLISAKDYIEQTILKKYEDNLQNKALSIRFIQNNFNLNLLLTKSWEGNLSRIASFRQELEFYRIENEGLTNVTVYFPANHYVVDASNFHMKSDTSEDAAFILKLNEVKPKEWLLRTLADGSKVMTYVIKLPYETPGVPTMGYFFMDVGVEYLQTAASRILSSPADQLYIFDSSGKELLHTGEYNEALGGLLQNTIHNRQSGEQIIEGAEGKAVLSYLESANSQQDWTYAMYRPMNSFVLSSEQLKNSLVISCGVVVLFGLLLSFFFSKQLYIPVQRLMMQIKGLHTTSAVTSLGNEYAFIGNTFHLMEEKIVNLETQARKNDLKNLLLGVSLEIEAEQFIQPGYHYCTVYLRIPEEGSTGLKIRYEKMNRSLHSIFVPLNENEAAIIYYISPDEQDAENRIMADLQAAQHSAEHDSRFGAAIGSRVDHPEALADSYQMAKQASRYHFLHGKDAIVAYSRVLEMSTAPYLFQYDHFKNALQAGDQQAVADFINHFLEVLQDGHMQIETAELAVLQLIMQLYQSVLELKLQHFLPHANIFDELKKDTLIETVEGIRRLCMQITEHLKYAGNHAHSDVIRTLKVYIADHLHEELSLQILSKEVSLAPAYISTLFSEGTKESFTEYVTRLRLEKAADLLRVQPRLAVSVIATQVGYRNPQYFHSKFKSRYGVTPVQYRNSHLAALDSLSLDKD; translated from the coding sequence ATGCCTGAATACAGAAAAACCATCTTTATCAAATTTATATTGTCATATACTGTTCTGTCTGTGGTTCTGATCGGCATTATGGGTGGGTATTGGTATACCCAAGCTAATGAAATGATGGAGGATGAGATTGCCAAGGACAATAAAAACCGCCTTATTTCCGCCAAGGATTATATCGAGCAGACGATATTAAAGAAATATGAAGACAACTTGCAGAATAAAGCACTCTCCATTCGGTTCATTCAGAATAACTTCAACTTGAATCTATTGTTAACGAAGAGCTGGGAGGGGAATTTGAGTCGAATTGCATCCTTTCGGCAGGAACTGGAATTCTATAGGATTGAAAATGAAGGGCTAACGAATGTTACCGTTTATTTTCCAGCCAATCATTATGTCGTGGATGCCAGCAACTTTCATATGAAGAGTGATACATCCGAAGATGCAGCTTTCATTTTGAAGCTGAACGAAGTGAAACCTAAAGAATGGCTGTTACGGACATTGGCGGATGGAAGCAAGGTGATGACCTATGTGATTAAATTGCCATATGAGACACCTGGCGTGCCAACCATGGGTTATTTCTTTATGGATGTAGGGGTGGAATATCTGCAGACGGCGGCCTCCCGAATCTTGAGTTCCCCGGCAGACCAGCTGTATATTTTCGACTCTTCGGGTAAAGAGCTGCTTCACACGGGGGAGTACAATGAGGCGCTCGGTGGTTTATTGCAGAATACCATTCACAACCGCCAAAGTGGAGAACAGATTATAGAAGGAGCGGAAGGCAAAGCTGTTCTGTCTTATCTGGAGTCCGCGAACTCGCAGCAGGATTGGACGTATGCGATGTATCGTCCGATGAACTCTTTTGTCCTGTCCTCTGAACAGTTGAAAAACAGTCTTGTAATTAGTTGCGGCGTAGTTGTTCTATTTGGTTTGCTGCTATCGTTCTTTTTCTCCAAACAACTCTACATTCCGGTACAAAGACTGATGATGCAGATCAAAGGTTTACATACAACAAGTGCTGTCACATCCTTGGGCAATGAGTACGCTTTTATTGGTAACACCTTTCATCTAATGGAGGAAAAGATCGTAAACCTCGAAACCCAAGCGAGAAAAAATGATTTGAAAAACCTCTTGCTTGGCGTAAGTCTGGAGATCGAAGCGGAACAGTTCATTCAACCGGGATATCACTATTGCACCGTCTATCTCCGGATTCCAGAGGAGGGAAGTACAGGTCTGAAGATTCGTTATGAAAAGATGAATCGGTCTTTACACAGTATTTTCGTTCCACTGAATGAGAATGAGGCGGCTATCATTTATTATATTTCTCCTGATGAACAGGACGCAGAAAATCGTATAATGGCCGATTTGCAGGCGGCTCAACATTCTGCTGAGCATGATTCCCGGTTTGGTGCGGCAATTGGGAGTAGGGTAGACCACCCAGAAGCGCTCGCCGATTCTTATCAGATGGCCAAGCAGGCAAGCAGATATCATTTTTTACATGGAAAAGATGCAATCGTTGCGTATTCCAGAGTTCTGGAGATGAGTACAGCGCCTTATCTGTTTCAATACGATCATTTCAAAAATGCATTACAGGCAGGAGATCAGCAAGCGGTTGCTGATTTTATTAATCATTTTCTGGAGGTTCTACAGGATGGTCATATGCAGATCGAGACTGCAGAGCTCGCTGTGCTGCAATTAATTATGCAATTATATCAATCGGTGCTTGAGTTGAAGTTACAGCACTTCCTGCCGCATGCCAATATTTTTGATGAATTGAAAAAGGATACGCTGATCGAGACGGTCGAAGGAATTCGCAGGCTGTGCATGCAGATTACCGAACATTTGAAGTATGCCGGTAACCATGCACATTCGGATGTGATTCGTACATTGAAGGTGTATATCGCAGATCATCTGCATGAAGAGTTATCCCTGCAAATCCTCTCGAAGGAGGTTTCACTCGCCCCTGCTTATATTTCTACACTTTTCAGCGAAGGAACGAAAGAATCTTTTACGGAATATGTAACCCGGCTGCGGCTGGAAAAAGCTGCGGATCTGTTGCGTGTTCAACCACGTCTCGCTGTGTCAGTTATTGCAACGCAAGTTGGTTACCGGAATCCTCAGTATTTTCACAGCAAATTCAAATCACGCTACGGCGTAACGCCTGTGCAATATCGGAATTCACATCTGGCAGCGCTGGATTCTCTATCTCTGGATAAGGATTAA